The following proteins are encoded in a genomic region of Thermococcus pacificus:
- a CDS encoding ABC transporter ATP-binding protein — translation MTVIRAENLHKYFGPIKALQGVTVEIPEGLTLILGPNGGGKSTFMKVALGLYRPTKGSVRLLGKDPWKSPEARKGVGVAFDPGRFPKLTTGREWLEFIARGRGASAGDVEKAAGLFGIEDALDRRIEGYSSGMLKRLSLAQAFVGEPDVIFLDEPLANVDFESVAEIVGVIGKWKGWGKSFVIISHLWEPFENLADYGVVISGGKVYLEGPFVDIRDDVEAMFRPPSVATE, via the coding sequence ATGACCGTAATCCGGGCGGAAAACCTGCACAAGTACTTTGGCCCTATAAAGGCCCTCCAGGGGGTGACCGTTGAAATTCCGGAGGGCTTAACGCTCATCCTCGGCCCGAACGGCGGGGGGAAGAGCACGTTCATGAAGGTTGCCCTCGGGCTCTACAGGCCGACGAAGGGTAGCGTGAGGCTCCTGGGAAAAGACCCCTGGAAAAGTCCCGAGGCAAGGAAGGGCGTCGGCGTCGCCTTCGACCCCGGGAGGTTCCCCAAGCTGACGACCGGGCGGGAGTGGCTGGAGTTCATAGCGCGGGGCAGGGGGGCCAGTGCGGGGGACGTCGAGAAGGCCGCCGGGCTGTTCGGCATCGAGGACGCCCTCGACAGGAGGATAGAGGGCTACTCCTCGGGAATGCTAAAGAGGCTGAGCCTCGCCCAGGCATTCGTTGGAGAGCCTGATGTCATCTTCCTCGATGAGCCCCTTGCCAACGTGGACTTTGAGAGCGTCGCTGAAATAGTCGGCGTCATTGGGAAGTGGAAGGGTTGGGGAAAGAGCTTCGTGATCATAAGCCACCTATGGGAGCCCTTCGAGAACCTGGCCGACTACGGCGTGGTCATCAGCGGCGGGAAGGTCTACCTAGAGGGTCCGTTTGTCGACATAAGGGATGACGTGGAGGCCATGTTCCGGCCGCCGTCGGTTGCCACTGAGTAA
- a CDS encoding ABC transporter permease produces the protein MKEVLRWELRSPLNLAMTSGGAVLIGLVMKRYYMTWSASSHGGPYGVDILGSIFRDAFTGDVYLLLALLVPFLVTLAVRLERDEGVALSVYSLPVSRVRILLAKFLAAFLVLFIFVFSVHLLLFYLHFADTPKAVIGVLKVQAIPMAFFYLSALLFMVSVAAVVAIASPNTYVSIFGGFVLLYLPEFLGAGWFWLLKWRDALGNYKWATISLSMDPVFGWEFIKASLLPALVLTALYLLVGNWRDVR, from the coding sequence TTGAAGGAAGTCCTCCGCTGGGAGCTCCGCTCCCCCTTAAACCTTGCCATGACCTCCGGGGGTGCGGTTCTGATAGGGCTGGTCATGAAGCGGTACTACATGACCTGGAGTGCGAGCTCTCACGGGGGGCCGTACGGGGTTGACATACTGGGTTCCATCTTTCGCGACGCGTTCACCGGTGACGTCTACCTCCTCCTGGCCCTCCTCGTGCCCTTCCTCGTCACACTGGCGGTGAGGCTTGAAAGAGACGAGGGGGTCGCGCTTTCCGTCTACTCCCTCCCGGTTTCAAGGGTCAGAATCCTCCTCGCCAAGTTCTTGGCGGCTTTCCTTGTGCTCTTCATCTTCGTCTTCTCGGTGCACCTGCTGCTCTTCTACCTCCACTTCGCGGACACCCCCAAAGCCGTTATCGGGGTGCTGAAAGTTCAAGCCATACCAATGGCTTTCTTCTACCTCTCGGCCCTTCTCTTTATGGTTTCAGTTGCGGCCGTTGTTGCAATAGCCTCACCCAACACCTACGTTTCAATCTTCGGCGGCTTCGTGCTCCTCTACCTCCCCGAGTTCCTAGGCGCCGGGTGGTTCTGGCTCCTGAAGTGGAGGGACGCACTGGGCAACTACAAGTGGGCCACGATATCCCTGAGCATGGACCCGGTCTTTGGCTGGGAGTTCATCAAAGCATCACTCCTCCCCGCCCTCGTCCTCACGGCTCTCTACCTCCTCGTCGGCAACTGGAGGGACGTGAGATGA
- a CDS encoding ferritin-like domain-containing protein, whose protein sequence is MEITDKEVFEIARNAEIRAKEAYEKLASAVKSDIIRDELLFLAREEDKHREIIEKMAERFQSGEGEPKKVEIDVMAEFKIIAEKMAEAIKKPDLNLDEVYEIAMEAELVSEKLYNELAKYAATEKTKVLLNMLADMERNHYNILKKQYDYITRYPEIYKEEFYDQLMKDINFNF, encoded by the coding sequence GTGGAGATAACGGACAAAGAGGTTTTTGAGATAGCAAGAAACGCGGAGATTAGGGCCAAGGAGGCCTATGAAAAGCTTGCCTCCGCGGTTAAGAGTGACATCATAAGGGATGAACTGCTCTTCTTGGCAAGGGAGGAAGACAAACACAGGGAAATAATTGAAAAAATGGCTGAGCGCTTCCAGAGCGGTGAGGGTGAGCCGAAGAAGGTGGAGATAGACGTTATGGCTGAGTTCAAGATCATAGCGGAGAAGATGGCGGAGGCCATCAAAAAGCCCGACCTCAACCTTGACGAGGTATACGAGATAGCCATGGAGGCGGAGCTCGTCAGCGAGAAGCTCTACAACGAACTGGCGAAGTACGCCGCCACCGAGAAGACGAAGGTTCTTCTCAACATGCTCGCCGACATGGAGAGGAACCACTACAACATCCTCAAAAAGCAGTACGACTACATAACCCGCTATCCCGAGATCTACAAGGAGGAGTTCTACGACCAGCTCATGAAGGACATAAACTTCAACTTCTGA